CTGACTGGTGCGCTCGACGATGGCGATGCCGATGTGAGAGCCTATGCGCGACAGGCACTTGCGGCCGGCTGACGGGAACGCCACAAGCACAATAGATTCGGCCCGGCAACGTGGCGGAGGTCATGTTACGGGCGGGTACCAGGGCCACTTAGCATAGGCTAGGCTTACTCGGGTGTCGAAGATGAGTACGGTCGTAGATCCCCATACCGGCGCCCGGACCTGGGTCTCTGTTCAGGAAGGGCTGCCAGACGGCTTTGCGCCGGCAGACCTGGCAAGTGTGCTCGCGCAGGAAATCCCCGAATGTAACGGCGACGAATACCTGATATACGAGCGCGACGGCGAATGGGTGCTCGCCATCGGTGCCCGTGCCTCCGTCGAACTCGACAGCGACGGCCTGCGCATCAACCGCGATGGGGCCGTCGAGCAGCGCAGCTGGTCCGGTCATCCGGGCTCCGCCCTCGAACAGGCCGTGAACGAGATTTCCGATGGCGTGCATCGCGTCTTCGGGTGGGTTGCGTTCGAGTTCGGCACCTACCGTTTCGGCTTGCAGCACCGGCTGACCCCGGGCACCGCGTTGGCGCGGGTCTTCGCTCCGCGCGCCGAGGTCGTGATCAGCGCCGACGGAGTGTCGGTGTGCGACGAGACCTATATCGACCAGATCAGGCGACTGATCGGTCAGGGTGCCCCCGCAGCGCCGGTTCCGGCGTCCATCGACTTGGTTCCGGACACGTCGGACTACCGCGGCCGCGTTGCCATCGCCACCGCCGAGATCCGATCGGGCCTGTACCACAAGGTGATTCTGTCGCGGCGCGTGGAAGTGCCGTTCGCGATGGACTTTCCATCCACCTACCGTCTCGGACGGCACAACAACACGCCGGTGCGTTCCTTCTTGCTGCGGCTCGGCGGCATCCGTGCCCTGGGCTACAGTCCCGAGCTCGTCGCCGCCGTGGAAGCCGACGGAACCGTGATCACCCAGCCATTGGCCGGAACCCGCGCCTTCGGCCGGGGAGAGGACGCTGACCGTGTCGCGCGCGACGACCTTGAGTCCAATGCCAAAGAGATTGTCGAGCACGCGATTTCCGTGCGTAGCTCGCTGGCCGAGATCGCCGAGGTGGCCGATCGCGGTAGTACCAAGGTGACCGATTTCATGACCGTGCGTGAGCGCGGCAGTGTGCAGCACCTGGGTTCGACGGTCAGCGGCGCGCTGAGCTCAGGTATGTCGCGAATGGACGCGTTGGAGGCGCTCTTCCCTGCGGTCACCGCTTCCGGCATCCCCAAGGCGGAGGGTGTGGACGCCATCCTCCGGCTCGACGATCACCCGCGCGGCCTGTACTCGGGTGCCGTGGTGATGATGTCCCCGGACGGCGGCCTGGACGCGGCGTTGACGCTGCGCTCCGCCTACGAGCAGAACGGGCACACCTGGCTGCGCGCCGGAGCCGGCATTATCGAGGCCTCCACACCCGACCGGGAGTTCGAGGAGACCTGCGAGAAGCTCGGCAGCATCGCTCCCTATGTGATCAAGCGCGAGGCTTAGCTCGTCAGGGTGGCCAGCAGTGCCCGCTTGTCGATCTTGCCCACGGCGGTGAGGGGCAGTGCGGGCACTGCGACCAATTTGTCGACGCGCGAGTGGGTGGCGGCCCCGCGGTCCTGCAGGTGCTGGTTGAGTTCGGCGGCCGTTATCGGCTTGCCGCTGAACACGATTGCTGCACAGACGATTTCGCCCAGATACTGATCCGGTAGGCCCACCGCGGCGGCCGCGTAGACCGCCGGATGGGTCTGCAGATGTGATTCGAGGTCCAGTGCGGCGATGGACTCGCCCCCGCGCAGGATGACGTCCTTGATGCGGCCGGTGACCTCCAGGTATCCGTCGGGCAGTGCCCGCACACGGTCCCCGCTGCGGTAGAAGCCGTCCGCGGTGAAGGAGCGCATGTTGTCCGCGTCGGCACGGTAGTACCCGTTGAGGGTGTACGGCCCGCGCACCAGCAGCTCGCCGGTCTCACCGGGAGCGACCTCGGCGCCGTCCTCGTCGACGATGCGAACCTCGTCGGCTGGGCACATGGGTCGGCCCTGCGTATTGTCCAGGAGGTCCGTGGGATCGCCGGGGCGGGTCAGGCATAACAGGCCCTCGGCCATGCCGAAAACTTGCTGCAGTCCCGGGGTGAGCGATTCGCGGACCGTGCGCGCGTCGCCAGCACCGAGTTTTGCGCCGCCGACCTGTAGCAGACGCAGCGATTCGGGTAGCACCGGCTCCCATGCGGTCGCCTGGGCCCACAGTTGCGCCAGCGAGGGCACCAGGGCCGTCACGGTCACCTGATGTCGGGCGATGGTCTCAAACGCCGACTCGGGGCTTGGGTCTGCGAGGAAGACCGTTGTGGCACCTACGCTTATCGCCCCGAGCAGGCCGGGGCAGGCCAGCGGGAAATTATGGCCGGCAGGCAACGCAATCAGGTAGACGTCGTCTTCGGTGAGGCCGCACACTCGTGCGGCCTGCGTGGCGTTGTAGACGTAATCCTCGTGGGTCCGCGGGATGAGCTTGGGGGCGGCGGTCGTGCCACCCGACACCAGCAGCAGCGCGGGGGTGTCGGTCTGCGAGCTGGGCAGGGGCCCCTGAGGTTCAACGCTTTCCAACAGGCTCGACCAGGCGGTGAAAGGCCCTGCCTCGCCGTCTACCACCACGGTGCGCAGGCCCGGATGTTTGTGGGAAAGCTCGACTGCCAGCGCCCGGTAATCGAATCCGCCCGCGGAGTCGGCGATCACGAGCGCCACCGCATCGGCCACCTCGACGAAATGGGACAGCTCCGCGGCTCGGTGCCCAGGCAAGCACATCACCGGTATCGCGCCGGCACGCATCAATCCGAACAGCGCCACGGCGAAGGATGCCCGATTGGGAAGCTGCAGCAGGACTCGGTCCCCGGCGTTTATCCCGAGCCGGACGAAGGCGTGGGCAGCACGATCGGCGGCCTCGTCTAGTTCTCGGTAGCTCAGGGCGGAGTGCTCGTCGATCACCGCGGGGTGGTCGGCGCGCCTGGCGGCGGCCTTCCGAAGCAGGGACTCGACGGTGCTTCCGGCCCAGTATCCGGCCTCGCGATAGGCCCCGGCGCGCGCCGGAGGGAAGGGGACGAAACCGTCCGTGACAGCTCCCGCTGTCGTGGCGGCAGGGGTGGGTGTGGCCTGAGTCATCGCAGCTCCTCGTGGGTAACCCCTCGCAGTCTAGATAGGGTAGCCTCCTCACAGTTAGGGCAGCCTGTACTAATAGCGAAAACGCGAGGTGAGGTCGAGTTGCGCACCGTGAGCAAGGGTGACGTCGAGGTGGGCGTCACCGGCGGAGGAGCGTCGTTGGGCCTCGATCCTGAGAACGCTGCACCGCTGTCCGCGGTGCAGCAGCGCATCTGGTTCGCCCATCAGGTGACTCCCGTACCGATGAACGTGTGCCGTTCGTATCGGCTCAGCGGTGAGGTCGACATCGACAAGCTGCGGGTCGCTGCCGCCGCCGTGGTGGGCCGTCACGAGGCGCTGCGCACGACGATTCGCGCCGGCATCGACGGCAATCCTGTCGCGGTGGTGCACAACGAGCTGCTGGCCCCCTGGACGGAGCATGACGTCTCCTGGCTCGCGGGTACCGCGCAACAACTGCGATTGGGTGTGCTGGCGCAACGTGAGTTCGGAACCGCATTCGATCTGACCGTGGATTCGCCATTGCGCATCACGGTCATCCGCACCGGCGCCACGGAGTGCATCGTGCTGGTGGTGGCCCATCGCATCGCATGGGACGACGACTCATGGTCGGTGTTCCTCGACGACTTGACCACTGCCTACGTCCACGGTGCTATCACGGCACCGCTTCCGCTGCGTCCTCCGCTGGCCGGGCCCGATCGTGGTGATCTTGCCTATTGGCGCGAGGAGATGGCCAATCCTCCTGAACCACTGGAACTTCCGGGGGTGCACGGCTCGGTGGTGCCGACGGAATGGAAGGCCGCTCGCTGTTCCACGCGGCTCTCGCCGTCGGTGATGGAGCAGGTGGAGCAGTTGGCATGCGGGGCCGAAACAACGCCCTATGTGGTGTTGCTGACAGCATATTCGGCTCTGCTGCATCGCTATACCCACGCCGACGACTTCATCGTGGCGGCCCCGGCTTCCATGCGCGACGCCACGATGCGGGGCCGAATCGGGTGTTACGTGAACGCGATCGCTCTGCGGATGCGTCCGCACAGTGGCGAAAGCTTCCGGGACCTGTTGGCCAAGGTGCGACGGACCACCTTGGACGGGTGCGCCCATCAGGGAGTCAGCCTGGATCGAGTGGTTCCGCGCGTCGGCTTCGCGATGGGTGCCGACTCTGCCTCGCGTTTCTGTCCGCCTGGAATCCACTGCGAACGAGCATCATTGGACGGCCAGATGGCGTACGTGCCGCTGGGCCTGGGGATCGAGACGGCTCCCGATGGTGCTCACGTGGTAGCCGAGTACCTACTCGACGTGCTGGACGAGCGTATGGTGGCGCAATTGCTTCGGCACTTTGTCAACCTCTTGGACGCCGCTCTTGCCGGTCCGGACCTGCCGTTGGGCAGCCTGGAACTCATGGACGGCCGGGAAGCCGGGTGGCTGCGAGAGGTGTCGTCGGGCGAGGATTTTGAATCCGAACCGGCGACGCTCGGTGAGCTTGTGGCCGCGCGCGCTGCCGCTCAGCCCGACGCTACCGCGCTGGTGTACGAGGGCCGGCACTACTCGTATCGGGAGACCAACGAGCTGGCGAACCGGCTGGCGCACTGGATGATTGGCCAGGGTGTAGGCGCCGAAGATCGCGTGGCGGTGCTGCTCGACAAGTCCCCGGATTTGATCATCACCGCACTGGCCATCGCCAAAGCCGGCGCGGTGTATCTGCCCGTTGATCCCGAGTATCCCGCCGACCGCATCGCGCATATTCTCGCCGACGCGCAGCCCAGTCTTGTCATCCGTGAACCGGTCACCGGCTGGGAGCAGTTCGATGCGCGCGAACCGGCCGATTCCGACCGGGTGCGGCCCCTTTCTCCCGACAATGCCGCGTACCTGATCTACACATCGGGTTCGACGGGAATGCCCAAGGGCGTGACGGTGACGCACCGTCCGCTCACCGAGTACTTCAACTGGTTCCGTGCCGAGTATCACGTCAGCGGATCGGATCGAGTGCTGCAGGTGGCCTCGCCCAGCTTTGACGTATCGGTGGGCGAGATCTTCGGCATCCTCAGTTGTGGTGGCCGATTGGTCATTCCGCGCCCCGGCGGTCTCGGTGACGTCGCGTACCTGACGGATCTGTTGAACAACGAGGCTGTCACCTCCATGCACATGGTGCCCTCGCTGCTCGGGCTTGTCCTTTCGCTGCCCGGAGTCACCCAGTGGAAGTCGCTACGTCGGGTTCCGGTCGGCGGGGAGGCGTTGCCCGGGCCGGTGGCGGACAAATTCCACGCCACCTTCGATGCGTCGCTACACAACTTCTATGGCCCCACAGAGGCGGTCATCAACGCATCTCGGTACAAGGTTCGCGGAATCCAGGGTACGCGGACCGTGCCGATCGGTACGCCCAAGATCAATACACAGATCCATATTCTGGATGAGACGTTGCGGCCGGTACCTGTGGGAGTTATCGGCGAGATCTACATTGGCGGAACGCATCTGGCGCGCGGATACCATGGTGCCGCGGGGCTGACGGCACAGCGGTTCATCGCCGATCCCTTTACCCCGGGGCAACGGATGTATCGGTCCGGTGACCTCGCGCGCCGCGCTGCGAGCGGCGACATCGAGTTCGTCGGTCGTGCCGACGAGCAGGTGAAGATCCGCGGATTTCGGGTGGAACTCGGTGAGATCTCCTCGGCGATCGAGGTCGACCCCAGTGTCGGCCAGGCGCTCGTGGTCGTCGACGAGCTGCCGCACCTCGGCAGACGTCTCGTTGCCTATCTGACACCGGTCGGCGAGCATGTGGTCGATATCGATCGCATCCGCTCTCGGATTGCCGCGGCCTTGCCCGACTACATGATTCCCTCCGCGTACGTTGTGCTCGAAGACCTTCCGATTACGCCGCACGGCAAGATCGACCGGGATGCCCTGCCGCCGCCCGAGGCGGGTTCCATCACCGAACGCCGCCAGCCGGAAACCGCATCGCAGCGGCTGGTCGCCTCGCTCTTCGCCGAGTTGCTCGGGTGTACGGCCGTGGGCGCGGACGACTCTTTCATCGCGCTAGGCGGTCATTCACTGCTGGCAAGCAAGCTCTCGGCCGCGATCCTGACCGAATGCGGGGTCGGGATCGAGATCCGCGAAATCTTGGAGCAGTCCACCGTCGCATCTCTGGCGCAACTGATCGATCAGCGCCGAAACGCCGACGCCGACGACGCCGACGACTGCATGTGTGAGGCTGACCCGATCCCGTTACTTCCCAATGGTCGTCGGATGTACGAGCACGGAAACCCGCGCCGGCTTGCCGAGACCGCTGTTTTCTGGTTGCCGGAGGGCATCACGCGATCGATGTTGGAGGAACTGTTCGGCGCTGTGGTCGGCGAGCACGAGGTGTTGCGCAGCCGCCTGGACCGCGACAACATGGCGCTGGTTCCGAGGTTGCGGCCCGCCCTGCGATTTGTGGAGATCGTCGCGGCGGATCCCGCCGACGTCGCGGGCGCCGAGATCGATCGCGCAGTGGATCGGCTTGATCCGGAACAGGGCTGGATGCTCTCGGCCGTGTGGCTGCATCCCGACGGAGGGCCTGGCGCCCTTGTCCTGGCCGTGCATCACCTAGCCGCAGACCCGATGTCCTGGCGGACAATCGTCGAAGGGCTGGAATCCCGCTGGCAGAGCCTGGTAACAGGCTCGGTACAGCCGCCGGTCCTGGCCGCCTCCGGATATCGGCGGTGGGCCAACTCGTTGGTGGCGGCTGCCGGGGATGTGCGCAGCCTGCCATTCTGGATTGCCCAGCTCGACGGTGACGACCCGGAAATCGGTTCGCGTCGAATCGTTCCCGAACGTGATCGGGAGGGTGATCTGGCGGTCACCGTCGAAGCGGCGCCGTGCGAGGTCACCACGCCGCTGCTGAACTCGGGAATCCCGATGGATCAGCTTCTGATGGCTGCGGCCGCGCGCACCGTGGCTCAGTGGCGGCGCCGCCGAGGGCAAGCCGCGGTTGAGCCACTGTTGGCGGTGCAGGTGCCTGGGCGCAAGCACGCCACGGCGGCAACCGTGGGACCGCTCAGCACGACATATCCATTGCGTGTCGGTGGCGCCGATCCACTCGGGGTGGGCGCGCGCGGTTTGGTGGAGCGAATTGTGCGGCAGCACAGCGCAATGCCGGGGCGGAATATCGACTATGGGCTCTTGCGGTATCTACGTGCAGATTCCAGTGCCGTGTTGCGCAAGTACCGCGATCCACAGATCTTGTTGAACTATCTCGGGCATGACTTCGGATTCGAGGGCGAGCTGCTGCGCCGCGACGGAATGCTTTCGGTATCGGGTTCGCCGGTGCCAGAACCAGATTCGGCGGTTCGGCACGAACTCGACATTTCGGTGCTGATTATGGAAACCACCGAAGGGCCGTCCATCGGCACACTGTGGCGCGCGATTCCGGAGGTGCTTGGCCGCTCCGAGGTCGCTGAGCTGCAGGCGATATGGCACGAACAGCTGGGGATCTTGGCGAAGGAGCAATGGTGACATCGACATTGGCAGTGATAGGCGCGGGCGCCAAGGCGGTCGCGGTCGCGGCCAAGGCAGCCGTGCTGCGCGAGTGTGGTGTCGAGGTGCCCGATGTGGTGGCGATCGAACGTCAACAGGTCGGCGCCAACTGGCAGGCATGTGGCGGCTGGACGGACGGACAGCACCGGCTGGGGACCAGCCCCGAGAAGGATGTGGGCTTTCCGTACCGGTCCGCGGTACTGCCCGGACGCAATGCAGAGATCGATGCCCGGATGATGCGGCTGAGCTGGCAGTCTTACCTGGTTGCCACCGGTCAATTCGCGGAGTGGGTCGATCGCGACAAGCCGGCGCCAACGCATAAGCGGTGGGCCGACTACCTGACTTGGGTGGCCAACACGGTCGACATGAAGGTCGTACACGGCGAGGTGACAGGTCTGTCCATCGACGACAATCGATGGGTGGTGGGCACCAACGATTGCACCATGGCCGCGGACGCCGTGATGGTGACCGGACCCGGTCAACCGGAGCGCTCGGTGCTGCCCGAACATCCGAATGTCCTGTCCATCGCCGAGTTCTGGCGCCGCTGCGCCGGACCTACCCGGCTCACGGCAGAACGCGTTGCGGTGATCGGTGGCGGCGAGACCGCCGCCTCGGTGCTCAACGAACTTTTCGGACACCGGGTTGCGACGGTCACTGTCATCTCGCCGGGCGTTACGCTCTTCACCCGTGGTGAGGGCTATTTCGAGAACGCGCTATTCAGCGATCCGACCGGGTGGCTGCACCACACCATGGAGGAGCGGCGCGACGCCCTGAACCGTACCGATCGTGGGGTGTTCTCGGCACGGGTGCAAGAGTCGTTGTTGGCCGATGACCGTATCCGCCATCTGCGCGGCAGGGTCGCCCACGCCGTTGCCCTCGAAGACCGGATAAGGCTGACGCTGCGCAGCGATCGTGCGGGCGAGCCGTTCGAGACCGTGCACGGGTTCGACCTGGTGATCGACGGCGCGGGCGCGGATGCGCTGTGGTTCCTGCCGCTGTTCGACCAGAGCGCGCTCGATCTCATGGAGCTCAAACTGGGTGCCCCCGTGGACGGAAACGTCTTGCAGGAGTCTCTCGGTCACGATCTGTCGGTGAACGGCCTTACCCCAAAGCTGATCCTTCCGACGCTCTCGGGCCTGACCCAGGGCCCGGGGTTCCCCAATCTGAGCTGTCTCGGGTTGTTGTCGGATCGTGTGCTCGGTGGCCATAGCAGTACCGAATCGGCTCGTCATGGAAGGAAAACAGTTGAGTACCAACCCATTTGATGACGATAGCGGCAGCTTCTACGTGCTGGTGAACGACGAGGAGCAATACAGTCTATGGCCCAAGGCCATTGAAGTCCCGGCGCAATGGCGCGTGGTTTTCGGCGACGCATCGCGTGCGGAGTGCGTGGAGTACGTCGACGCCAACTGGACCGATATGCGCCCCAAGAGCTTGCGCGACGCGATGGCGGGCAGCTAGACAGGTCTGGTGAGCAGCGGCGAACCGGATCACACCGCAGTACGCACCGCGCTATGGCGGGCCTTGCATGTCGAGTTGGACCCCCCGCCGCACGTGCTGACCGATCTCGTCGGCTTGCAACTGGTGGCGCCCTCGGCGGATTGGCGTCGGCGCCCCGACATGGATCCGCGGGGTTCCACCGTGTCGCGCCTTGGCATGGTGGCGCGAGCCCGATTCGTCGAGGACCTTGTCGACCGGCAGGGTGTCGGTCAATACGTCATTCTGGGCGCCGGGCTTGACACCTTCGTGCAGCGCCGCCCTGAGGCGGGGGAGCGGCTCACCGTCTTCGAGGTGGATCAGCCAGATACACAGGTGTGGAAGCGGAAGCGGCTGACCGAGTTGGGATTCGAGATTCCTGACTGGCAGCGGCTGGTCCCCGTCGACTTCGAAGCGGGCGGATCGTGGCGAGATCAGCTAGAGATCGCGGGCTTCCACCCCGGCAGACCGGCGGTGGTGGCGTCCACGGGTGTCAGCATGTATCTGCACCGTGATGCCATCGTCGCGACTCTGCGCCAGTGTGCGTCCCTCGCGCCGGGTTCCATTCTCGCGATGACGTTTCTCTTGCCGTCGGAACTGCTCGATGAGCAGGACCGCGCGGTTCGGCAGGCAATCGTGGCGAGGGCGGCGGATTCGGGTACGCCCTGGGTCAGCTTCTTTTCACCCGCGCAGATGTTGTCCCTGGCGCAAGAATGCGGTTTTCCCGACGCATCCCACGTGCCCGGGCATGAACTCATCGAGCGTTACGTGCCCGGCACCGGGCTGTCCGCCGAGGAATTCCTGGTGGCCACCACCTAGTTGGATGCCGCTGCGATACGCCAGCCGGAGGTCGACTCCTGCTGGCGCCAGAACTCGGCGAAACGTCCTCCGCGGGCGCTGAGTTCTGGGATCGAGCCTTGCTCGACTACTTGCCCCTCATCCACGAACAACACATGATCTGCGTTGCGGATCGCGCTGAGCCGGTGGGCGATCATGACCCGCGTCCGGACTCGCGGATCGTTTCCGATGGCCTCGGTGACCGCAGTCTCGTTCTCGGTATCCAGGGCGCTGGTGGCCTCGTCGATCAACAGAATGGGAGCGGGTTTCACGAGAGCGCGCGCGATGCTCACCCGTTGGCGCTCGCCGCCGGACAATGCTGTGCCGGCCTCGCCGACCCGGGAATGCTCGGCGTCGGGTAGGCGGCCCACGATCTCGTCCACCCGCGCGAGTGCCATTGCCCGGCTGGCTTCTTCGTCTCCAGCAGTGGGGTGCCCGGCGAGAATGTTGTCCCGGATCGGCCCGTCAAACAGGTAGGGATGCTGGAAGACCATGCTGACCAAGGCACGCCGGGTGGCGGTGTCCACGGTGGCGACATCGGTTCCGTCGATCAGGATCTGGCCGCTGACCGGTTGCTGCAGGCCCGCGATGAGCGAGAGGATGGTGCTCTTCCCGGAACCGGAGGGTCCGACGATGGCGGTTGTGGTCCCCGGCTGCAAGGTGAAGTCGATGCCCTTGAGGACCTGTTCCTCGGCACCGTCGTAGCTGAACCCGACATCGCGGAATTCGATGCGGGGCGCAGGCGTCTCGGCAGAGGCAATCGCGTCTCCCGGCTGGTCCACGGCATCGGTCGAGATGATCGTGTGCAGGCGTTCGAAAACCCCACGCGAGTTCTCGACGGCGGAGGCCAGGCCCGCCAGTACGGTGAACGGTTCCAAGAAGCGCACCACCACGACCATCAGAGCCACCGCCTCCGGCGCCCCGATTTCGCCGCCCAGCGCCAGCACCGTCGTGGTCCCGGCCAACAGGATGAGCGCAATTTGGCTCACGATGGTGAACATCAGCTGACCGGGGATCTGGAACAGCAGGAGCCGCATGGTCGCACCGCGGGCCACCGCGACCGCCTCGCCGGTCTGGCTGCGGGCGGGGGCGACGCGCCGGCTCGCCCGGAGTGCGGCCTGGGTGCGCGCAAACTCCAGGATTCGTTCGGTGAGCAAGCTGTGCGCCTTGGCGTCTGCCTCGTCGGCCGATCGCACGATCCGGATGCTCGCGAGCAACGCGCCCAGCAGCAATGGCAGGCTGATCGCTGCGGCCACACCGAGCTTCCAGGAGATGAAGAACAGCCCAGTCGTGATGGCTGCCGGCAACAACACGGCGCCGAGGAGCGGGGTGAGCAGATTCGCGATGAACCCCACCAGATCTGGGCCTCCGGAGGAGATGGCCTGGCGGGCCATGGCAGTGCGCTCGGCGGTGAACCATCCCAGCGGAATGTGGGTGAGCCGGTCGGCCACCCGATGCTGCGAGTCGTTCAGCAGCGCGAAACCGATGCGATAACCGATGCGCGCCTGCGCGGTATCCACGATCCATCCGCCCACCGTCACGGCCGTGAGCACGCCGAGCCAGGGCAGAGCATCGCTGGGGGTTGCGCCGAAGAGGGCACCGAGCAGAGGCACCAACAGAAGGCAGCCCGCTGCACGCAACGCGACCGACACCAGCGACAGCACGATGTATGCCCACAGCGGCCCGCGGTGGCCGGGGGGAATCAACCGAATCAGGTTGGAAATCATCAGATGTTCTCCCCGGCAAGTACGACCGACGGTTCTTCGAGGCGGCCTTCCCACAGTCGCCGGTACCGCCCTTGGGCGGCCACCAGCTCGGCATGGGTGCCGATCTCGACGACGTGTCCGTGGTCGAGGACCACGATCTGGTCGGCATCGGCGATGGTGTGCAGGCGGTGGGCGATGACCAGCACCGTCCGGTTGTGGATCAGCCTGCCGAGCGCCTGTTGTACCAGGTACTCGGATTCGGGATCGGCGAAGGCGGTGGCCTCGTCGAGGATCAGGATCGGGGTGTCCGCCAGCAGTGCGCGGGCGATGGTGAGCCGCTGCTTTTCACCCCCGGAAAGCTGGGTGTTGGTATCCAGCACGGTGTCGTATCCGTTGGGAAGACGCAGAATTCGTTCGTGTATCTGTGCGTCCCGGGCGGCCGATTCGACTTCGACGTCGGTGGCTTCGGGGCGGGCCAACGCGATGTTCTCCCGGACGGTGCCGGCGACCAGTTGCACATCCTGGAAGACGAATCCCACCTTGGTGTACAGCTCGTCAGGGCTGAGTGCTCGGATATCGGTGCCGTCGATTCGGATGGTGCCGCCCTCGACGTCGTGGAAGCGGGCGAGCAGGGAGGCCAGGGTGGACTTGCCCGAGCCGGACGGGCCGACGAGGGCGGTGACGGTTCCCGGTCGCAGCGTCAACGTCACGTCGTGAATAACGGGTGCTCCGGGCCGATAGCCGAAGGTCACGTTCTCGAAAGACACGGAGGAGACCTGGTCGGCGCCCGCAGGTGCCTCGATGAGGCCCAGTTCCGTCTCGTCCAGGACGACGGCGATATGCCGCGCCGCTTCGACGCCGCCGCGAATGCCGCCGAGTCCGTATGCGATTCCCAGCAGCCGGGTGCCGAATGTGGTGCCGAGCACGAGGAACGGCAGCAGTGTCTCGGGCCGCATCGTCCCCGCGACGACGAATAGGGTGCCGGCCGCGGCGATGATCCACAGGAATGTCGTGGGCCTGGTGGCCAGGTCCATGAATGTCTTCTTGCCGATGAACGGCCGCTGCCATTCGTTGAGGAAGGTGATGTACTCGTCGAGCTTGCGCTTGAACGAGGATGCCGCGGCACCGCCGAACACGCGGATCACCGGTTGTCCTTCGAGATAGGCGGCCGATTCGCCGCTCATTCTCTCGGTCCATCGGGAGGCCTCGATGATCTTGGGGCCGCTCTGGAACATCATCGTCGCCGTCGTCACCACGTGGATGAGAATCGGGATGAGAAGGATGAGAGCCATCCGCCAGTCGACGATGAACAGGTACACCAGCACGGCGACCGGCCCGACCACGGCTGCCACCGCGTCCGGGATCGCGTGGGTGATCAGGTAGTGCAGGGACAGGGTGTCGTCCTGGATGAGCTTTTTGACCGATCCGGAGCCGCGCTGGGTGAACCACCCCAGCGGAACTCGGGAGAGTTTGTCCAGTAGTCGGCGCCGGATGCTCGCGCTGAACCGGATATCCACCACGTGTAGCCACAGGGTGAGAGCGGTGCCGAGTGCTGCGCCCAGTACCAACAGCACGAGGAAGATGAATCCGGTATGCCACAAACGGGTTTCGTCGGCGCCGGCCAACAGCAACCGGGTGAGTTCGACGAGCACGACGAACGGGGCCAGTTCGACCAGGGTGATGATCACTTGCAATATGCCGCTGGCGATCATCTGCTTCTTGACAGGTGCCAGCAATTCACCCGCGGCCTGTGACCGCCACCGTCCTTGCGGGACAGCGGCTTCGGGCGCGGGCGCAGGCCTGGCCGCGGGAGTCGGGGCGGAGGGCTTCGGAGCCGGTGCCTGATGAGCCTCGGTGTCGCCGCGGCGGCTTCCCATCGCGCGGCCAAAGGTCCAGTAGGCCGCGGCGTGCAGCTCGCTCTTCGGGAAACCGAACTCGTCCTTCAATCGCTTGCGTAAATGCTTGAGCGATCCTGCCTCGGGTCCGGCCCACGCGTACCAGTTGGACCAATCGCGCGCCTCGATGGCGGCCGCGAGCGAGGTCTCGT
The nucleotide sequence above comes from Mycobacteroides saopaulense. Encoded proteins:
- the mbtG gene encoding NADPH-dependent L-lysine N(6)-monooxygenase MbtG, which translates into the protein MTSTLAVIGAGAKAVAVAAKAAVLRECGVEVPDVVAIERQQVGANWQACGGWTDGQHRLGTSPEKDVGFPYRSAVLPGRNAEIDARMMRLSWQSYLVATGQFAEWVDRDKPAPTHKRWADYLTWVANTVDMKVVHGEVTGLSIDDNRWVVGTNDCTMAADAVMVTGPGQPERSVLPEHPNVLSIAEFWRRCAGPTRLTAERVAVIGGGETAASVLNELFGHRVATVTVISPGVTLFTRGEGYFENALFSDPTGWLHHTMEERRDALNRTDRGVFSARVQESLLADDRIRHLRGRVAHAVALEDRIRLTLRSDRAGEPFETVHGFDLVIDGAGADALWFLPLFDQSALDLMELKLGAPVDGNVLQESLGHDLSVNGLTPKLILPTLSGLTQGPGFPNLSCLGLLSDRVLGGHSSTESARHGRKTVEYQPI
- a CDS encoding non-ribosomal peptide synthetase; amino-acid sequence: MRTVSKGDVEVGVTGGGASLGLDPENAAPLSAVQQRIWFAHQVTPVPMNVCRSYRLSGEVDIDKLRVAAAAVVGRHEALRTTIRAGIDGNPVAVVHNELLAPWTEHDVSWLAGTAQQLRLGVLAQREFGTAFDLTVDSPLRITVIRTGATECIVLVVAHRIAWDDDSWSVFLDDLTTAYVHGAITAPLPLRPPLAGPDRGDLAYWREEMANPPEPLELPGVHGSVVPTEWKAARCSTRLSPSVMEQVEQLACGAETTPYVVLLTAYSALLHRYTHADDFIVAAPASMRDATMRGRIGCYVNAIALRMRPHSGESFRDLLAKVRRTTLDGCAHQGVSLDRVVPRVGFAMGADSASRFCPPGIHCERASLDGQMAYVPLGLGIETAPDGAHVVAEYLLDVLDERMVAQLLRHFVNLLDAALAGPDLPLGSLELMDGREAGWLREVSSGEDFESEPATLGELVAARAAAQPDATALVYEGRHYSYRETNELANRLAHWMIGQGVGAEDRVAVLLDKSPDLIITALAIAKAGAVYLPVDPEYPADRIAHILADAQPSLVIREPVTGWEQFDAREPADSDRVRPLSPDNAAYLIYTSGSTGMPKGVTVTHRPLTEYFNWFRAEYHVSGSDRVLQVASPSFDVSVGEIFGILSCGGRLVIPRPGGLGDVAYLTDLLNNEAVTSMHMVPSLLGLVLSLPGVTQWKSLRRVPVGGEALPGPVADKFHATFDASLHNFYGPTEAVINASRYKVRGIQGTRTVPIGTPKINTQIHILDETLRPVPVGVIGEIYIGGTHLARGYHGAAGLTAQRFIADPFTPGQRMYRSGDLARRAASGDIEFVGRADEQVKIRGFRVELGEISSAIEVDPSVGQALVVVDELPHLGRRLVAYLTPVGEHVVDIDRIRSRIAAALPDYMIPSAYVVLEDLPITPHGKIDRDALPPPEAGSITERRQPETASQRLVASLFAELLGCTAVGADDSFIALGGHSLLASKLSAAILTECGVGIEIREILEQSTVASLAQLIDQRRNADADDADDCMCEADPIPLLPNGRRMYEHGNPRRLAETAVFWLPEGITRSMLEELFGAVVGEHEVLRSRLDRDNMALVPRLRPALRFVEIVAADPADVAGAEIDRAVDRLDPEQGWMLSAVWLHPDGGPGALVLAVHHLAADPMSWRTIVEGLESRWQSLVTGSVQPPVLAASGYRRWANSLVAAAGDVRSLPFWIAQLDGDDPEIGSRRIVPERDREGDLAVTVEAAPCEVTTPLLNSGIPMDQLLMAAAARTVAQWRRRRGQAAVEPLLAVQVPGRKHATAATVGPLSTTYPLRVGGADPLGVGARGLVERIVRQHSAMPGRNIDYGLLRYLRADSSAVLRKYRDPQILLNYLGHDFGFEGELLRRDGMLSVSGSPVPEPDSAVRHELDISVLIMETTEGPSIGTLWRAIPEVLGRSEVAELQAIWHEQLGILAKEQW
- a CDS encoding MbtH family protein, with the translated sequence MEGKQLSTNPFDDDSGSFYVLVNDEEQYSLWPKAIEVPAQWRVVFGDASRAECVEYVDANWTDMRPKSLRDAMAGS